A single genomic interval of Agarivorans aestuarii harbors:
- a CDS encoding methyltransferase — protein MFNQSLEAVFLQHDQLLKGYQQYWQFSPFQQHVLPWDNNPLLENLQALSLQEIEALEQQPEQAALHFSEHFPELSTCLAEWQLAPKNAAKLATPFWLTNGIKGRKAEQIQAFSEQLQGENLAILEWCAGKGHLGRLISFHHHLPVTSLEWQATLCESGEQQAKQLKLPQQFHHCDVLEPQAQRYLQSQQHAVALHACGELHLQLLRLAAQHKPQKLSICPCCYHLINGEHYAPLSDLAQQTKLRLSKTDLRLAVAQSVTSGQRVQTLRQRELHWRLSYQCLREELTQQAHYQSLPSIAKQWFSKNATFKDFVEWACQQHQISAPAELDEQRYLEKGQQRHLLVRRLELVQQLFRPIMERWLLLDRCLFLQQQGYQVRLVELFPFKTSPRNVLIQAQLG, from the coding sequence ATGTTTAATCAATCACTCGAAGCGGTTTTTCTCCAACACGACCAATTGCTAAAAGGCTACCAGCAATACTGGCAATTTAGCCCTTTTCAGCAACACGTTTTACCTTGGGACAACAACCCGCTGCTCGAGAACCTTCAAGCCTTAAGCCTTCAAGAGATTGAGGCCTTGGAGCAACAACCTGAACAAGCAGCCTTACATTTTTCTGAGCACTTTCCAGAGCTAAGTACTTGCTTGGCAGAGTGGCAACTAGCACCTAAAAATGCTGCTAAATTGGCAACACCATTTTGGCTAACCAACGGCATAAAAGGTCGCAAGGCCGAGCAGATCCAAGCCTTTAGTGAGCAGCTACAAGGAGAAAATTTAGCCATACTAGAATGGTGTGCAGGTAAAGGACACTTAGGCCGCTTAATTAGTTTTCACCATCACTTGCCCGTTACCAGTTTGGAATGGCAAGCAACGCTGTGTGAAAGTGGCGAGCAACAAGCCAAACAGCTTAAATTACCCCAACAGTTTCATCATTGTGATGTATTAGAACCTCAAGCTCAGCGCTACTTACAAAGCCAGCAGCATGCCGTTGCTTTACACGCTTGCGGAGAGCTGCACCTGCAGCTATTGCGCCTAGCGGCCCAGCACAAACCACAAAAACTAAGCATTTGCCCTTGCTGCTATCACCTTATTAATGGCGAGCACTACGCCCCCTTATCTGACCTTGCCCAACAAACTAAGCTGCGCTTAAGCAAAACAGATTTACGCTTGGCAGTTGCGCAATCGGTCACCTCCGGACAGCGAGTACAAACCTTACGTCAACGTGAACTGCATTGGCGACTCAGCTACCAATGCTTGCGCGAGGAACTCACCCAGCAAGCGCACTACCAATCACTTCCGTCCATCGCCAAACAATGGTTTAGCAAAAACGCTACGTTTAAAGACTTTGTTGAATGGGCCTGCCAGCAACATCAAATAAGCGCACCGGCAGAGCTTGATGAACAGCGCTATCTAGAAAAAGGCCAACAACGCCACTTGCTAGTGAGGCGTTTAGAATTAGTCCAGCAGCTATTTCGCCCCATCATGGAACGTTGGCTATTGTTAGATAGATGTTTGTTTCTTCAACAACAAGGCTATCAAGTTAGATTAGTGGAACTTTTTCCCTTTAAAACGAGTCCACGTAATGTATTAATACAGGCACAGCTAGGCTGA
- a CDS encoding YitT family protein, producing MEQHNWLEDFLALLIGTTMVALGVFFFKETQLLTGGTAGLALLAAQFFGLSFGQLFLLINLPFFILGFAKMGAAFTFRTMACVVLVSVFTDYMHLVIELAELNRIYAALSGGFLIGTGMLILIRHKGSLGGVNILALYLQKRFNIRAGHVQMALDVVIVTASYFLVPLSVLLWSIVGAFALNIVIALNHKSGRYQGLS from the coding sequence ATGGAACAACATAATTGGCTAGAAGATTTCTTAGCATTATTGATTGGCACTACTATGGTGGCTTTGGGCGTATTCTTTTTTAAAGAAACCCAATTGCTCACTGGTGGCACAGCCGGTTTAGCTTTGCTGGCCGCGCAGTTTTTTGGTCTCTCCTTTGGCCAACTCTTCTTATTAATTAACCTGCCCTTTTTTATCCTGGGTTTTGCCAAAATGGGCGCAGCCTTTACCTTTCGAACCATGGCTTGTGTGGTGCTGGTATCGGTTTTTACCGACTATATGCACTTAGTTATTGAGCTAGCAGAGCTTAATCGCATCTATGCCGCGCTCAGTGGTGGCTTTTTAATTGGTACTGGTATGCTGATCTTAATTCGCCACAAGGGCAGCCTAGGTGGGGTAAACATTCTGGCGCTGTATTTACAAAAGCGCTTTAATATTCGCGCTGGCCACGTACAAATGGCATTAGACGTAGTGATAGTAACGGCTTCCTACTTCTTAGTACCCCTGAGTGTGTTACTGTGGTCCATTGTTGGCGCTTTTGCCTTAAACATTGTTATTGCACTCAACCATAAAAGTGGTCGCTATCAAGGGCTGTCTTAA
- the purD gene encoding phosphoribosylamine--glycine ligase, whose protein sequence is MNVLVIGGGGREHALAWKAAQSPLVEKVFVAPGNAGSALEPKLENVAIGVEDIPALLSFAQQNQVELTIVGPEAPLVIGVVDAFRAAGLKIFGPTEKAAQLEGSKSFTKDFLARHDIPTGYYQTFTEVAPAIAYVKEQGAPIVVKADGLAAGKGVIVAMTEAEAIAAIEDMLADNAFGEAGSRVVIEEFLDGEEASFIVMVDGSNVLAMATSQDHKRVGDGDSGLNTGGMGAYSPAPVVTPEIHQRIMDEVIMPTVKGMTAEDNEYTGFLYAGLMIMADGSPKIIEYNCRFGDPETQPIMMRMQSDIVELCLAAVDRKLDTKTAEFDPRAAMGVVLAAAGYPGSYPKGDVITLPSLSEETSSAKVFHAGTSEKDGNIVTNGGRVLCATALGNNVTEAQANAYQLVKKVSWEGMFHRNDIGYRAIARENS, encoded by the coding sequence ATGAACGTACTTGTGATTGGCGGCGGTGGCCGCGAACATGCTCTAGCATGGAAGGCTGCGCAATCTCCTTTAGTTGAAAAAGTATTTGTTGCCCCCGGTAACGCTGGTTCGGCTCTAGAGCCAAAGTTAGAGAATGTAGCGATTGGTGTGGAAGACATCCCAGCACTACTTAGCTTTGCTCAGCAAAACCAGGTTGAACTGACTATCGTTGGCCCAGAAGCGCCATTAGTAATTGGTGTAGTTGATGCGTTTAGAGCGGCTGGCCTTAAAATCTTCGGCCCAACCGAGAAAGCAGCTCAACTAGAAGGCTCTAAGTCTTTCACTAAAGACTTTTTAGCCCGTCACGACATTCCAACCGGTTACTACCAAACCTTTACTGAGGTCGCTCCTGCGATTGCTTACGTTAAAGAGCAAGGTGCGCCAATTGTGGTTAAAGCCGATGGCTTAGCGGCAGGTAAAGGCGTAATTGTTGCCATGACCGAAGCCGAAGCGATTGCCGCCATTGAAGACATGCTTGCCGATAACGCCTTTGGTGAAGCCGGCTCTCGCGTGGTGATTGAAGAGTTCTTAGACGGTGAAGAAGCCAGCTTTATCGTAATGGTAGATGGCAGCAATGTATTGGCGATGGCAACCAGCCAAGACCACAAACGTGTTGGCGATGGCGATAGCGGCTTAAACACCGGCGGCATGGGTGCTTACTCTCCTGCTCCAGTTGTAACGCCTGAAATCCACCAGCGCATTATGGACGAAGTGATCATGCCAACGGTTAAAGGCATGACCGCAGAAGACAATGAATACACCGGTTTCTTATACGCAGGTTTGATGATCATGGCCGACGGTTCGCCAAAAATCATTGAATACAACTGCCGTTTTGGCGACCCAGAAACTCAGCCAATTATGATGCGTATGCAATCAGACATTGTTGAACTGTGTTTAGCTGCGGTTGACCGTAAACTGGATACTAAAACTGCCGAGTTTGATCCTCGCGCCGCCATGGGTGTGGTACTAGCAGCAGCCGGTTACCCTGGCTCTTATCCTAAGGGCGACGTAATTACGCTTCCTAGCCTAAGCGAAGAAACTAGCAGTGCTAAAGTATTCCATGCAGGCACTAGCGAAAAAGATGGCAACATTGTAACTAACGGTGGCCGCGTATTGTGTGCAACAGCCCTAGGCAACAACGTTACCGAAGCACAAGCTAATGCTTACCAACTAGTGAAAAAAGTTTCCTGGGAAGGCATGTTCCACCGTAACGATATTGGCTACCGCGCAATTGCTCGTGAGAACAGCTAA
- the purH gene encoding bifunctional phosphoribosylaminoimidazolecarboxamide formyltransferase/IMP cyclohydrolase yields the protein MENARPIRRALISVSDKTGIIEFSRSLAQQGVEILSTGGTAKLLAENGIEVIEVSNYTGFPEMMDGRVKTLHPKVHGGILGRRGTDDEVMNNHGINAIDMVVVNLYPFAATVANPDCSLEDAVENIDIGGPTMVRSAAKNHKDVSIVVNASDYDRVLAEMAANDKSLTHATRFDLAIAAFEHTAAYDGMIANYFGTMVPSYGDNKEGDEDSKFPRTFNSQFIKKQDMRYGENSHQAAAFYVENNIEEASVSTATQLQGKALSFNNIADTDAALECVKEFDEPCCVIVKHANPCGVALGGNIQEAYERAYKTDPTSAFGGIIAFNRELDADTAEAIVSRQFVEVIIAPKISEAATQIVAAKKNVRLLECGEWSTKTTGLQLKRVNGGLLVQDRDQGMVTQDELSVVSKRQPSEEELRDALFCWKVAKYVKSNAIVYAKGDMTIGVGAGQMSRVYSAKIAGIKAADEKLEVAGSVMASDAFFPFRDGIDAAAEAGITCVIQPGGSMRDDEVIAAADEHGMAMVFTGMRHFYH from the coding sequence ATGGAAAACGCTCGACCGATTCGACGTGCACTGATTAGTGTTTCAGATAAAACAGGCATTATCGAATTCTCACGATCTTTAGCCCAACAAGGTGTAGAGATCTTATCTACTGGTGGCACCGCAAAATTACTGGCCGAAAACGGCATCGAAGTTATTGAAGTTTCTAACTACACTGGCTTCCCAGAAATGATGGATGGACGTGTTAAAACCTTACATCCAAAAGTACACGGTGGCATTTTAGGTCGACGCGGTACCGACGATGAAGTAATGAACAACCACGGCATTAATGCCATCGATATGGTTGTTGTTAACCTTTATCCTTTCGCAGCTACTGTAGCCAACCCAGATTGTAGCCTTGAGGATGCAGTAGAAAACATCGACATCGGCGGCCCAACTATGGTGCGCAGTGCAGCGAAAAACCACAAAGACGTAAGCATTGTAGTTAACGCCTCAGACTACGACCGCGTGCTAGCCGAAATGGCAGCTAACGATAAGTCTCTAACGCATGCAACTCGCTTTGATTTAGCCATTGCAGCCTTTGAACACACCGCGGCTTACGACGGCATGATCGCTAACTACTTTGGCACCATGGTACCAAGCTACGGCGACAACAAAGAAGGCGACGAAGACAGCAAGTTCCCACGCACCTTCAACAGCCAATTCATTAAAAAGCAAGATATGCGCTACGGCGAAAACAGCCACCAAGCCGCTGCTTTTTATGTTGAAAACAATATTGAAGAAGCTTCGGTATCTACTGCTACTCAACTTCAAGGTAAAGCCTTGTCGTTTAACAACATCGCTGATACCGATGCCGCACTAGAGTGTGTGAAAGAATTCGACGAGCCTTGCTGTGTAATCGTAAAACACGCTAACCCATGTGGTGTAGCGTTAGGCGGCAATATTCAAGAAGCTTACGAACGCGCTTATAAAACTGACCCAACTTCTGCCTTTGGCGGCATTATCGCGTTTAACCGCGAGTTAGACGCCGATACAGCGGAAGCCATTGTGTCTCGTCAGTTTGTTGAAGTAATCATTGCACCTAAGATTTCTGAAGCTGCTACGCAAATTGTTGCCGCTAAGAAAAACGTACGTTTATTAGAGTGTGGTGAATGGTCAACTAAAACTACCGGTTTGCAGCTTAAGCGTGTAAACGGTGGTTTATTGGTTCAAGACCGCGACCAAGGCATGGTAACTCAAGACGAACTAAGTGTAGTGAGTAAGCGCCAGCCAAGTGAAGAAGAGCTGCGTGACGCACTATTCTGCTGGAAAGTGGCTAAATACGTTAAGTCTAACGCCATTGTTTACGCTAAAGGCGACATGACTATTGGCGTAGGCGCAGGCCAAATGAGCCGCGTATACAGCGCTAAAATTGCTGGCATTAAAGCCGCCGATGAGAAACTAGAAGTTGCGGGTAGCGTTATGGCATCTGATGCCTTCTTCCCATTCCGCGATGGCATCGACGCAGCAGCAGAAGCCGGTATCACCTGTGTGATTCAGCCGGGTGGCTCAATGCGCGATGACGAAGTGATTGCCGCAGCCGATGAACATGGCATGGCCATGGTGTTCACTGGCATGCGCCACTTCTACCACTAA